One window of Branchiostoma lanceolatum isolate klBraLanc5 chromosome 6, klBraLanc5.hap2, whole genome shotgun sequence genomic DNA carries:
- the LOC136436047 gene encoding neurochondrin-like isoform X3, with protein MEVTAPTEGEKQPTLRSSSGGSRERPHSVPSLDLDRCLQMLRQARSDSEQFAALLLVTKMVQAQETDASTRRKIFDAVGFTFPNRLLKSGGPEGDIYRALGVTIFSCFCTDLELVLHHHVTSKIPLFTDIIVEPPGGSDEDRTTHHSMVEDCYQCLLAIGATQAGRVQLIARDSVPVLCQAVIRKMYGYGQAMQIMRQLLMEHGRELWNKHGDALTHLLTAMAKEFTDADDISKFVLCEDLGLLLSGRDKDSGDFLHYTWAEDVLNGLSEILGSYIGPEQRNPALELASLMLDHLGIEWAMSANVKFVLLLVNLACVEVRMVLEDPDVKQVFQKSALMSACYNILESAIMFTSCTPTSDLPLNPKQIEQFVESLQGAYVGVTFFLAQVAEQPQDTWSHPLVTASVRVLGAWLAEETSALREEVYGLLPFLIKLGSLSLDDTEDQSKGAAGVSGLSEEMQELDLQMESEKEQYLPKSGVLSFLLPGLCHLTAEPRPRALLLQLQVHQVLARCLQLHLANFLSTKDHQSEMALRTLCGIFLNLLVLSPQPLTSNPNMAALLNRIMGAVPQLGCPEHTVLLANFVVMCLMQARGVKDLQETSVTRQFFRTAVEFLGGAYHVTRGGEQKHLSVSPAYSQHWDSISELWFLGMQALVSCIPQLPWLPAIFLETGLLKNVVALLQDIPGGDFDLDTVDLYQNMVVEVAKHDGKCQQWLQQNGGLEVARSVQCHFK; from the exons AGCCGACCCTGCGGAGCTCGTCGGGAGGCAGCCGGGAACGCCCGCACTCCGTACCCAGCCTCGACCTGGACAGGTGTCTGCAGATGCTGCGGCAGGCGCGCTCCGACAGCGAACAGTTCGCAGCACTGCTGTTG GTAACTAAGATGGTTCAAGCTCAAGAAACAGACGCCTCAACCAGGAGAAAAATCTTTGATGCAGTCGGCTTCACTTTCCCTAACAGGCTCCTCAAATCTG GAGGGCCGGAGGGGGACATCTACCGAGCGCTGGGAGTCACCATCTTCTCCTGCTTCTGTACCGACTTGGAACTG GTTCTTCATCATCATGTGACGTCCAAGATCCCACTTTTCACTGACATCATCGTGGAACCTCCGGG TGGTTCTGACGAGGACAGGACGACCCATCACAGCATGGTGGAGGACTGCTACCAGTGTCTGCTGGCCATTGGAGCCACGCAGGCAGGGCGGGTACAGCTCATCGCACGGGACTCCGTACCCGTGCTGTGTCAGGCAGTCATCAGGAAAATGTATG GATACGGCCAGGCCATGCAGATTATGAGGCAGCTGCTGATGGAGCATGGGAGGGAACTCTGGAACAAACACGGCGACGCGCTCACCCACCTCCTCACAGCCATGGCCAAGGAGTTCACAGACGCAGAT GACATCAGCAAGTTCGTCCTCTGTGAGGATCTGGGTCTTCTACTGTCAGGTAGAGACAAG GATTCTGGAGACTTTCTTCACTACACCTGGGCGGAAGACGTCTTAAACGGTCTCTCAGAGATCCTTGGGAGCTACATAG GCCCAGAACAGAGGAACCCGGCCCTTGAACTGGCCTCTCTCATGCTGGACCACCTCGGCATCGAGTGGGCGATGTCGGCCAATGTCAAGTTCGTGCTGCTGCTGGTGAACTTGGCCTGTGTGGAGGTCAGGATGGTGCTGGAGGATCCCGACGtcaaacag GTTTTCCAGAAGTCTGCCCTGATGTCTGCCTGTTACAACATCCTGGAGTCCGCCATCATGTTCACCTCGTGCACtccgacctctgacctcccgtTGAACCCCAAGCAGATCGAGCAGTTCGTGGAGTCCCTGCAGGGGGCGTACGTCGGGGTCACGTTCTTCCTCGCGCAGGTCGCGGAACAGCCGCAGGACACG TGGTCCCACCCCCTGGTGACGGCCTCGGTGCGAGTGTTGGGGGCGTGGCTCGCCGAGGAGACCTCAGCGCTGAGGGAGGAAGTCTACGGGCTCCTGCCTTTCCTCATCAAACTGGG gaGTTTGTCCTTAGATGACACAGAGGACCAGTCCAAAGGAGCTGCGGGGGTGTCCGGCCTGTCTGAGGAGATGCAGGAGTTGGACTTACAGATGGAATCAGAGAAGGAACAGTACCTACCCAAGTCTGGTGTTCTCAG TTTCCTGCTGCCGGGGCTGTGTCACCTGACGGCCGAACCCCGACCCCGGGCCCTCCTGCTGCAGCTGCAGGTGCACCAGGTGCTGGCCAGGTGTCTCCAGCTGCACCTGGCAAACTTCCTCAGCACGAAGGACCACCAGTCGGAG ATGGCGCTGCGCACCCTGTGTGGGATCTTCCTGAACCTGCTGGTGCTGAGTCCGCAGCCCCTGACCTCTAACCCCAACATGGCCGCCCTGCTGAACAGGATCATGGGAGCTGTGCCACAGTTAG GCTGCCCTGAACACACCGTGCTGCTGGCCAACTTTGTGGTCATGTGTCTCATGCAGGCCaggggggtcaaag aCTTGCAGGAGACGTCGGTGACGAGGCAGTTCTTCCGCACAGCGGTGGAGTTTCTGGGTGGGGCGTACCATGTCACACGCGGGGGGGAGCAGAAGCACCTGTCAGTCTCCCCGGCGTACAGCCAACACTGGGACAGCATCTCTGAGCTCTGGTTCCTCGGCATGCAAG CTCTGGTGTCCTGTATTCCccagttgccatggttaccTGCAATCTTCCTAGAAACCGGCCTGCTGAAGAATGTTGTGGCTCTGTTACAGGACATCCCAG GAGGTGATTTTGACCTTGACACCGTTGACCTCTACCAGAACATGGTGGTGGAAGTTGCAAAGCATGATGGGAAGTGTCAGCAGTGGCTCCAGCAGAACGGAGGCTTGGAAGTGGCAAGGTCGGTTCAATGTCATTTCAAATGA
- the LOC136436047 gene encoding neurochondrin-like isoform X2, translating into MEVTAPTEGEKQPTLRSSSGGSRERPHSVPSLDLDRCLQMLRQARSDSEQFAALLLVTKMVQAQETDASTRRKIFDAVGFTFPNRLLKSAGGPEGDIYRALGVTIFSCFCTDLELVLHHHVTSKIPLFTDIIVEPPGGSDEDRTTHHSMVEDCYQCLLAIGATQAGRVQLIARDSVPVLCQAVIRKMYGYGQAMQIMRQLLMEHGRELWNKHGDALTHLLTAMAKEFTDADDISKFVLCEDLGLLLSGRDKDSGDFLHYTWAEDVLNGLSEILGSYIGPEQRNPALELASLMLDHLGIEWAMSANVKFVLLLVNLACVEVRMVLEDPDVKQVFQKSALMSACYNILESAIMFTSCTPTSDLPLNPKQIEQFVESLQGAYVGVTFFLAQVAEQPQDTWSHPLVTASVRVLGAWLAEETSALREEVYGLLPFLIKLGSLSLDDTEDQSKGAAGVSGLSEEMQELDLQMESEKEQYLPKSGVLSFLLPGLCHLTAEPRPRALLLQLQVHQVLARCLQLHLANFLGTKDRQSEMALRTLCGIFLNLLVLSPQPLTSNPNMAALLNRIMGAVPQLGCPEHTVLLANFVVMCLMQARGVKDLQETSVTRQFFRTAVEFLGGAYHVTRGGEQKHLSVSPAYSQHWDSISELWFLGMQALVSCIPQLPWLPAIFLETGLLKNVVALLQDIPGGDFDLDTVDLYQNMVVEVAKHDGKCQQWLQQNGGLEVARSVQCHFK; encoded by the exons AGCCGACCCTGCGGAGCTCGTCGGGAGGCAGCCGGGAACGCCCGCACTCCGTACCCAGCCTCGACCTGGACAGGTGTCTGCAGATGCTGCGGCAGGCGCGCTCCGACAGCGAACAGTTCGCAGCACTGCTGTTG GTAACTAAGATGGTTCAAGCTCAAGAAACAGACGCCTCAACCAGGAGAAAAATCTTTGATGCAGTCGGCTTCACTTTCCCTAACAGGCTCCTCAAATCTG CAGGAGGGCCGGAGGGGGACATCTACCGAGCGCTGGGAGTCACCATCTTCTCCTGCTTCTGTACCGACTTGGAACTG GTTCTTCATCATCATGTGACGTCCAAGATCCCACTTTTCACTGACATCATCGTGGAACCTCCGGG TGGTTCTGACGAGGACAGGACGACCCATCACAGCATGGTGGAGGACTGCTACCAGTGTCTGCTGGCCATTGGAGCCACGCAGGCAGGGCGGGTACAGCTCATCGCACGGGACTCCGTACCCGTGCTGTGTCAGGCAGTCATCAGGAAAATGTATG GATACGGCCAGGCCATGCAGATTATGAGGCAGCTGCTGATGGAGCATGGGAGGGAACTCTGGAACAAACACGGCGACGCGCTCACCCACCTCCTCACAGCCATGGCCAAGGAGTTCACAGACGCAGAT GACATCAGCAAGTTCGTCCTCTGTGAGGATCTGGGTCTTCTACTGTCAGGTAGAGACAAG GATTCTGGAGACTTTCTTCACTACACCTGGGCGGAAGACGTCTTAAACGGTCTCTCAGAGATCCTTGGGAGCTACATAG GCCCAGAACAGAGGAACCCGGCCCTTGAACTGGCCTCTCTCATGCTGGACCACCTCGGCATCGAGTGGGCGATGTCGGCCAATGTCAAGTTCGTGCTGCTGCTGGTGAACTTGGCCTGTGTGGAGGTCAGGATGGTGCTGGAGGATCCCGACGtcaaacag GTTTTCCAGAAGTCTGCCCTGATGTCTGCCTGTTACAACATCCTGGAGTCCGCCATCATGTTCACCTCGTGCACtccgacctctgacctcccgtTGAACCCCAAGCAGATCGAGCAGTTCGTGGAGTCCCTGCAGGGGGCGTACGTCGGGGTCACGTTCTTCCTCGCGCAGGTCGCGGAACAGCCGCAGGACACG TGGTCCCACCCCCTGGTGACGGCCTCGGTGCGAGTGTTGGGGGCGTGGCTCGCCGAGGAGACCTCAGCGCTGAGGGAGGAAGTCTACGGGCTCCTGCCTTTCCTCATCAAACTGGG gaGTTTGTCCTTAGATGACACAGAGGACCAGTCCAAAGGAGCTGCGGGGGTGTCCGGCCTGTCTGAGGAGATGCAGGAGTTGGACTTACAGATGGAATCAGAGAAGGAACAGTACCTACCCAAGTCTGGTGTTCTCAG TTTCCTGCTGCCGGGGCTGTGTCACCTGACGGCCGAACCCCGACCCCGGGCCCTCCTGCTGCAGCTGCAGGTGCACCAGGTGCTGGCCAG gTGTCTGCAGCTGCACCTGGCAAACTTCCTCGGCACTAAGGATCGCCAGTCGGAG ATGGCGCTGCGCACCCTGTGTGGGATCTTCCTGAACCTGCTGGTGCTGAGTCCGCAGCCCCTGACCTCTAACCCCAACATGGCCGCCCTGCTGAACAGGATCATGGGAGCTGTGCCACAGTTAG GCTGCCCTGAACACACCGTGCTGCTGGCCAACTTTGTGGTCATGTGTCTCATGCAGGCCaggggggtcaaag aCTTGCAGGAGACGTCGGTGACGAGGCAGTTCTTCCGCACAGCGGTGGAGTTTCTGGGTGGGGCGTACCATGTCACACGCGGGGGGGAGCAGAAGCACCTGTCAGTCTCCCCGGCGTACAGCCAACACTGGGACAGCATCTCTGAGCTCTGGTTCCTCGGCATGCAAG CTCTGGTGTCCTGTATTCCccagttgccatggttaccTGCAATCTTCCTAGAAACCGGCCTGCTGAAGAATGTTGTGGCTCTGTTACAGGACATCCCAG GAGGTGATTTTGACCTTGACACCGTTGACCTCTACCAGAACATGGTGGTGGAAGTTGCAAAGCATGATGGGAAGTGTCAGCAGTGGCTCCAGCAGAACGGAGGCTTGGAAGTGGCAAGGTCGGTTCAATGTCATTTCAAATGA
- the LOC136436047 gene encoding neurochondrin-like isoform X1: MEVTAPTEGEKQPTLRSSSGGSRERPHSVPSLDLDRCLQMLRQARSDSEQFAALLLVTKMVQAQETDASTRRKIFDAVGFTFPNRLLKSAGGPEGDIYRALGVTIFSCFCTDLELVLHHHVTSKIPLFTDIIVEPPGGSDEDRTTHHSMVEDCYQCLLAIGATQAGRVQLIARDSVPVLCQAVIRKMYGYGQAMQIMRQLLMEHGRELWNKHGDALTHLLTAMAKEFTDADDISKFVLCEDLGLLLSGRDKDSGDFLHYTWAEDVLNGLSEILGSYIGPEQRNPALELASLMLDHLGIEWAMSANVKFVLLLVNLACVEVRMVLEDPDVKQVFQKSALMSACYNILESAIMFTSCTPTSDLPLNPKQIEQFVESLQGAYVGVTFFLAQVAEQPQDTWSHPLVTASVRVLGAWLAEETSALREEVYGLLPFLIKLGSLSLDDTEDQSKGAAGVSGLSEEMQELDLQMESEKEQYLPKSGVLSFLLPGLCHLTAEPRPRALLLQLQVHQVLARCLQLHLANFLSTKDHQSEMALRTLCGIFLNLLVLSPQPLTSNPNMAALLNRIMGAVPQLGCPEHTVLLANFVVMCLMQARGVKDLQETSVTRQFFRTAVEFLGGAYHVTRGGEQKHLSVSPAYSQHWDSISELWFLGMQALVSCIPQLPWLPAIFLETGLLKNVVALLQDIPGGDFDLDTVDLYQNMVVEVAKHDGKCQQWLQQNGGLEVARSVQCHFK; encoded by the exons AGCCGACCCTGCGGAGCTCGTCGGGAGGCAGCCGGGAACGCCCGCACTCCGTACCCAGCCTCGACCTGGACAGGTGTCTGCAGATGCTGCGGCAGGCGCGCTCCGACAGCGAACAGTTCGCAGCACTGCTGTTG GTAACTAAGATGGTTCAAGCTCAAGAAACAGACGCCTCAACCAGGAGAAAAATCTTTGATGCAGTCGGCTTCACTTTCCCTAACAGGCTCCTCAAATCTG CAGGAGGGCCGGAGGGGGACATCTACCGAGCGCTGGGAGTCACCATCTTCTCCTGCTTCTGTACCGACTTGGAACTG GTTCTTCATCATCATGTGACGTCCAAGATCCCACTTTTCACTGACATCATCGTGGAACCTCCGGG TGGTTCTGACGAGGACAGGACGACCCATCACAGCATGGTGGAGGACTGCTACCAGTGTCTGCTGGCCATTGGAGCCACGCAGGCAGGGCGGGTACAGCTCATCGCACGGGACTCCGTACCCGTGCTGTGTCAGGCAGTCATCAGGAAAATGTATG GATACGGCCAGGCCATGCAGATTATGAGGCAGCTGCTGATGGAGCATGGGAGGGAACTCTGGAACAAACACGGCGACGCGCTCACCCACCTCCTCACAGCCATGGCCAAGGAGTTCACAGACGCAGAT GACATCAGCAAGTTCGTCCTCTGTGAGGATCTGGGTCTTCTACTGTCAGGTAGAGACAAG GATTCTGGAGACTTTCTTCACTACACCTGGGCGGAAGACGTCTTAAACGGTCTCTCAGAGATCCTTGGGAGCTACATAG GCCCAGAACAGAGGAACCCGGCCCTTGAACTGGCCTCTCTCATGCTGGACCACCTCGGCATCGAGTGGGCGATGTCGGCCAATGTCAAGTTCGTGCTGCTGCTGGTGAACTTGGCCTGTGTGGAGGTCAGGATGGTGCTGGAGGATCCCGACGtcaaacag GTTTTCCAGAAGTCTGCCCTGATGTCTGCCTGTTACAACATCCTGGAGTCCGCCATCATGTTCACCTCGTGCACtccgacctctgacctcccgtTGAACCCCAAGCAGATCGAGCAGTTCGTGGAGTCCCTGCAGGGGGCGTACGTCGGGGTCACGTTCTTCCTCGCGCAGGTCGCGGAACAGCCGCAGGACACG TGGTCCCACCCCCTGGTGACGGCCTCGGTGCGAGTGTTGGGGGCGTGGCTCGCCGAGGAGACCTCAGCGCTGAGGGAGGAAGTCTACGGGCTCCTGCCTTTCCTCATCAAACTGGG gaGTTTGTCCTTAGATGACACAGAGGACCAGTCCAAAGGAGCTGCGGGGGTGTCCGGCCTGTCTGAGGAGATGCAGGAGTTGGACTTACAGATGGAATCAGAGAAGGAACAGTACCTACCCAAGTCTGGTGTTCTCAG TTTCCTGCTGCCGGGGCTGTGTCACCTGACGGCCGAACCCCGACCCCGGGCCCTCCTGCTGCAGCTGCAGGTGCACCAGGTGCTGGCCAGGTGTCTCCAGCTGCACCTGGCAAACTTCCTCAGCACGAAGGACCACCAGTCGGAG ATGGCGCTGCGCACCCTGTGTGGGATCTTCCTGAACCTGCTGGTGCTGAGTCCGCAGCCCCTGACCTCTAACCCCAACATGGCCGCCCTGCTGAACAGGATCATGGGAGCTGTGCCACAGTTAG GCTGCCCTGAACACACCGTGCTGCTGGCCAACTTTGTGGTCATGTGTCTCATGCAGGCCaggggggtcaaag aCTTGCAGGAGACGTCGGTGACGAGGCAGTTCTTCCGCACAGCGGTGGAGTTTCTGGGTGGGGCGTACCATGTCACACGCGGGGGGGAGCAGAAGCACCTGTCAGTCTCCCCGGCGTACAGCCAACACTGGGACAGCATCTCTGAGCTCTGGTTCCTCGGCATGCAAG CTCTGGTGTCCTGTATTCCccagttgccatggttaccTGCAATCTTCCTAGAAACCGGCCTGCTGAAGAATGTTGTGGCTCTGTTACAGGACATCCCAG GAGGTGATTTTGACCTTGACACCGTTGACCTCTACCAGAACATGGTGGTGGAAGTTGCAAAGCATGATGGGAAGTGTCAGCAGTGGCTCCAGCAGAACGGAGGCTTGGAAGTGGCAAGGTCGGTTCAATGTCATTTCAAATGA